Proteins found in one Quercus robur chromosome 2, dhQueRobu3.1, whole genome shotgun sequence genomic segment:
- the LOC126712168 gene encoding probable E3 ubiquitin-protein ligase ARI2 — MGDYYSSDEERYYYDDDDDRDASDGLPDLETEVLLSSTKSPSSEVITKESLLIAQRGDLRRIMDVLSLKEHHARTLLIHYRWDVDKVIAVFVEKGKDKLYAAAGVTVLEHNNLSSELSSTVMCLICMEEVSASDVTTMDCGHHFCNACWTEHFIVKINEGLSRRIRCMAHQCYAICDEAKIRSLVSARDPYMSEKFDRFLLESYIEDNKQVKWCPSVPHCGNAIRIKYDELCEVECTCGLQFCFSCLSEAHSPCSCLMWELWTKKCHDESETVNWMTVHTKPCPKCHKLVEKSGGCNLVCCICGQAFCWLCGGPTGREHTWTSISGHSCGQYKEDQEKKTERAKRDLLRYIHFHNLFKAHTDSFQREAELKETIQEKISILEDNQSTFKDFSWVTNGLCRLFRSRRVLSYSYPFAYYMFGDDLFKHEMTKKEKEIKQNLFEEQQQQLHANVEKLSLFIGEPFDKYPENKVEELRMKVINLSVMIDGICRKLYECIENDLLGSIQHAHHSIAPYMSMGVEKASELSICWENEA; from the exons ATGGGGGACTATTATAGTAGCGACGAGGAACGCTATTATTACGACGACGATGATGATCGAGACGCTTCCGATGGATTACCAGACCTTGAAACTGAGGTCTTACTGTCTTCTACTAAGTCTCCGTCCAGTGAG GTAATCACAAAAGAATCTCTCTTGATTGCGCAG AGAGGGGACTTGCGCAGGATAATGGATGTCCTTTCACTGAAGGAACACCATGCACGGACACTACTCATTCATTATCGTTGGGATGTTGACAAGGTGATTGCGGTGTTTGTAGAGAAGGGGAAAGATAAATTGTATGCGGCAGCAGGTGTGACAGTTTTGGAACACAACAATCTATCATCTGAGCTTTCATCAACAGTTATGTGCCTTATTTGCATGGAGGAAGTATCTGCAAGTGATGTGACAACCATGGATTGTGGTCACCACTTTTGCAACGCTT GTTGGACAGAGCATTTTATTGTGAAGATAAATGAGGGTCTGAGTAGGCGTATTAGGTGCATGGCACACCAGTGCTATGCTATTTGTGATGAAGCGAAAATCAGAAGTCTAGTTAGTGCAAGGGATCCTTACATGTCAGAGAAATTTGATCGTTTTCTGTTGGAATCATATATTGAAGATAATAAACAGGTTAAGTGGTGCCCAAGTGTTCCCCACTGTGGAAATGCCATACGTATTAAGTATGATGAGTTATGTGAGGTTGAATGTACCTGTGGTCtacaattttgttttagttgCTTATCTGAAGCACACTCACCTTGCTCATGTCTAATGTGGGAACTCTGGACCAAGAAATGCCACGATGAATCAGAGACAGTTAATTGGATGACAGTCCACACAAAGCCATGCCCCAAATGTCACAAGCTAGTTGAGAAGAGTGGAGGATGCAACTTAGTATGCTGTATTTGTGGGCAAGCATTTTG TTGGCTTTGTGGTGGCCCAACTGGTAGGGAACACACGTGGACAAGCATCAGCGGTCACAGTTGTGGGCAATAcaaagaagaccaggagaagaaaACTGAGCGTGCAAAGAGGGACCTACTCCGATACATTCACTTCCACAACTTATTCAAAGCTCATACAGATTCTTTTCAGCGTGAAGCTGAGTTGAAGGAAACCATACAAGAAAAGATATCAATTCTGGAAGACAACCAATCAACATTTAAAGATTTCAGTTGGGTAACAAATGGACTCTGCAGACTTTTCAGGTCTAGGCGGGTTCTTTCGTATTCATACCCATTTGCATATTACATGTTTGGTGATGACTTGTTCAAACatgaaatgacaaaaaaagaaaaagaaataaaacagaACTTGTTCGAGGAACAGCAGCAGCAGCTTCATGCAAATGTTGAGAAGCTTTCATTGTTCATAGGCGAGCCTTTTGATAAATATCCAGAGAATAAAGTTGAGGAGCTAAGAATGAAGGTCATTAATCTTTCTGTAATGATTGATGGAATCTGCAGAAAATT GTATGAATGCATTGAGAATGATTTGCTGGGTTCCATCCAGCATGCTCATCACAGTATTGCTCCTTACATGTCAATGGGCGTGGAGAAAGCATCAGAACTTTCTATTTGTTGGGAAAATGAGGCCTGA